In Polyangiaceae bacterium, the genomic window TCAGGTATTGGGTCACGGAATCACCGGGTATTTTACGACGTCGCTTGCCTTGGCGCCCAAGGTTCGCTAATAGCCCGCCCTCCTGACATGGCCAACCGTGCAATTTGGAACGTGCGCAAGCGCCACGAGTGGCTGAGCACGCCGCTCAAGAAGAAGCGCCTCACCCGCCGCAAGCGCCTCCGCATCGGCCTGGAGCAAGCCCTGGAGCGCAAGCGCGCCAAGGTAGCCCCGCCGGCAGAGCCCGCGGCCGGCTGAGCCGCCGCTCTCAGGCACCCGCCTGACCCTCGCTGCCGTCCCACGCGGCCGCCCAGCTCATGGTGCGCGTGGAACGCGCCCAGCCGAGCTTGCCGTCCCGAGTGACCAGAATCAGGCCGCCGGTCGCGCCGACGCGCTCGTGCATGGCCGCGATGCGCGCGACGGCGACGCCCTCGGGCTCACGCCCCTCGCCGAGCGCGGCCACGGCGGCCCCGCACAACGCGACACGGATGATCCCTTCGCCGTGGCCGGTGGCGCTGGCCGCGCCGCCCAGGTCGTCGGCGTAGGTGCCGGCGCCGACCAGCGGGCTGTCCCCCACCCTACCCGGCCGCTTGCCGACCATGCCGCCGGTGCTGGTCGCCGCCGCGACGTGGCCGTGCACGTCGCGTGCGACCGCGCCGACCGTGCCCCCGGCCCAGCCGCTGACCTTGCCGGAAGCGACGGCCTCCGCGAGCTTCGCGCGAGCGAGCTCCGTGATCATGCTCTCGGGCGCCGCGGGCGCGAACCCGGCGCGGAGCGCGAACGCGCGCGCCCCTTCCGCCGCGTAGAGCACGTGCCCACCCTCGCTCAGCACCGCCCGAGCGATGGCGATCGGGTTCTTGAACGGCGGCAGCGCGCACACCGCGCCGGCGCGGAGCTCGGTGCCTTCCATCACGCAGGCGTCGAGCTCCAGCGTGCCGTCCGAGGTCAAGCACGCGCCGGTCCCCGCGTTGAAGACCGGGTCGTCTTCCAGGACGAGCACCGCGGCTTCGGCGGCGTCGAGCGCGCTGCCCCCAGCGGCGAGGACCGCGCGGCCCGCCGCGGCTGCGAGGCGGCAGCCTTCCACGTGCCGCTCGACGCGCGCTTCGGGGACGTCGCCCGCGCCGCCGTGGACGAGCAGAGCGAAGCTCCCGCCGGCGGCCTGCCACGAGGCCGTGACGCTCACCCGGGTCTCCGCGAGCGAAAGGCGATGAGCGCCTGAAGCGCGAGCGGCAGCGCTCCGAGCCCGAGGCAGAGCGCGGGCGCGCGCGCCGCGGCTACTCCGTGCAGGAGCAGGACGGAGAGCGCGAACGCGAGGAAAGCGCCGCCGCCGCGAGCGCCGAGGCCGAGCGGAGCCGCGCCCCACACCGGCGCGACCAAGGCGAGCGGCGCCACGAAGCCGACGGCGACGTCGCGAGTCGGCGGGGCGAGGCTCCTCGGCTCCGCCGCCGCGCCGAAGCTCACGCCGCCGTCGGGCGCGTAGATCACACCGCTCCGCGGATCCCAGAGCCCCCCGTCGGTCGGCGTGAAGCTCGACGCTCCGCCGACGACGGGAAAGAGCGCGCTCACGTCGCTCAGGGGCGAGAGCACCGCGGCGACGGCCAGCGCTCCCAGGGAGAGCCCGGCGACGATCGCGCCCCGCACCTGAGACAGCGGCGACGCGCCGAGCGCGGCGAGCGCGGCGAGCTCCCCGCGCGCCCGGCACTGGGCGAGGACAATCTGCTGCGCGATCACCGCCACCGCGGGCAGAAACGCCGCCAGGCGTGACAGCCGCATTCCGAGCGTGCTGCCGGGCTCGTCCGTCGCCGCGGAGACGCCAGCCACCAGCAGCGAGAGCAGGAGCGAGAGCCCCAGGCAGCGCCGCCAGAGCAGGCGATCGAAGGCGTGCATCGCTGCCAGATAGTTGCCCGAAATGCGGCTATCCCGCTAGCGCCGGGTCATGCGTCGTACCCTGCTCGGGCTGTGTGTGTGCTTGGCCGGCTGCTCCGGCAACAAGGATCCGAAGGTGCCGGGAGAGGCCCTGGGCACCTACTCGGTGGTCGCCAGCCTCGATTCCAGCAGCTGCGGGCCCGGGGCCCTCGGCTCCTCGGATCTCTGGGAGTTCCAGGTGAAGCTGTCCCAGGACGGGCACGACCTGTACTGGCTGAACGGCGCCGAGGCCATCGCCGGGGATCTGGCGGCCGACGGGGTCTCGTTCGGCTTCGACTCCCACGTCGTGGTCCCCGTGATCGAGCCGGCCAAGGGTCAACCCGGCTGCTCGATGGCCCGCACCGACACTGGGAGCGGGCAGCTCTCGAGCGCCGCGCCCCCAGTGGAGGGCTTCCAGGGCACCCTGCGCTACGGCTTCCAGCCCCTGGCGGGCTCCGACTGCCAGCCCCTCCTGGCCGTGGAGGGCGGATTTCATGCCCTGCCCTGCGAGATGACCTACGCCATGAAGGCCGCCCGAACCGGGGACTAGGGCGCGTATCGAGCCGCTTTGTCCCACCGAACCAGGGACGCCCCGCCCCGAGTTGGCCCACGTGCGCCCAGCGTGCTAGCTCTCTCTACCCGTGACGCACGGACGCTAAGTCCCGGGATCCTCCGGTGGGGGAGCACACTCCCACGGCTCACTTGGCCCGAGGCCCCTCGGGGTCTCACGTATCGAAAACGTCTCGCACGGCAGGGCAGCAATCGCAGTCGTCCGAAAAGGTCGTGGCTCTTGTGTGGCCTGACCCCCGAGACGTCCGGCAGAGCCGGAGGAGGTGGATCGACATGAAAAACCACAGGACCCTGACCCTGGAGGTCGCGAGGACCTAGGCCCCCTCCTTGGGCCCAGGCCGGCGATACGCCGGGGTATGGGCAGGACGGCCGGACGCGGGAACCCCGTGTTCGGCCGTTTTTTTATAAAAGACGGTTCGTCGCTGGGACGCCTTCGTTTAGCCTCCCGGCCGTGCTGACTACGCTTTCCGCTTTGGTCGTCGCGCCGGTCGCGGCGCTGCTCGGCGCCGCCGGCTTCTTCTGGGACAGCCCCATCTTCGCCAACGACACCTGGTCGCGGCTGATGAACGGCCTGCGCATCGGGCTCACCCTGGGTGGCGCGCTACTCCTGATCTACGAGGTCCGCGCCCGCCGGCTGGGCGAAGCTGTCCCGCTCCGCACGCGCAAGCGCGTCGCGATCGTGCTCACAGTGCTGTCGTTCGGCGCCTACTTCGACTTCTTCAACCCGAACGTCCGCTACCCCGAGTACTACCACCGGCACGAGTTCTACCATTACTACCTCGGCTCCAAGTACTCGCAGGAGCTCAGCTACACCCGGCTCTACGAGTGCAGCGCCATCGCCGAGATCGAGCTCGGGCGCGGCGCCGAGGTGCGAAAGCGCGAGATCCGCGATCTGCGCGTGAACCTGATCAAGCCCGTCTCGGACACCTTCGTGGTGACCGATCCGTCGCAGTGCAAGAAGCACTTCTCGGCGGCGAAGTGGGAGGCCTTCAAGAAGGACGTCAACTGGTTCTGGTCGACGGCCCGGGGCTCCTACTGGGAAAACATGATGAAGGACCACGGCTACAACCCGCCGCCGGTCTGGACCATGACGGGGAAGTTCTTCGGCAGCTTCGGCGTGGCCGGGGACGGGTTCTTCAAGCTCTTGTCGGCCATCGACGTGCTGTTCCACATCGGAGTGGTCTTGCTCCTGTACTGGGCCTTCGGCTGGCGAATCGGCGCCCTGGCCACGGTCTTCTGGGGCTGCAACGCGCCCGCCAATTTCTATTGGACCGGGGGCGCGTTCCTCAGACAGGACTGGTTCTTCTTCCTGGTCGCGAGCCTGGCCCTGGCGCGCAAGCGCAAGTTCTTCTTGGCGGGCTTCGCGCTGACCTGGTCCAGCCTCTTGCGGGTGTTCCCGATGATCTTCTTCGCCGGCTGGGCGATCATCATCGTGTTCCACGTCCTACAGGAAATCCGCGCGCGCCGTGCGGGGAGCGGCAACGGCGAGGGCCTGATGGGCCTCTTGCACCCCGACCACCGCAAGCTCCTCGCCGGCTGCATCATCGCCTCGGCCACGCTGATCCCCGCCAGCGTCATCGTCGCCGGCGGCGACTCCTACAAGGAGTTCGTCTCGCACACGCTGAAGACGCACAACAACACGCCGCTCACGAACCACATGGGGCTCGAGACCATGCTGGTGCACGACTGGGACGGCCGCATGCGCTTCACCCGGGACGACAACCTGGACGATCCGTTTCAGGGCTGGAAGCAGGGCCGCATCGACCGCCACAAGCAGCGTAAGTGGGCGCACGTGGCCATCATCGGCGCGCTCTTCCTCTGGACCGCCTGGGCCTTGCGCCGCACCAAGGCGCTCTGGATCGGGCAGGCCCTGGCCGCCCCGCTCGTCATGAGCATGACGAACCTGACTTGTTACTACTACTCGATGTTCATCCTGTGCGCCGCGTTGGCCAAGGCCAGACGTCCGCTCGGGCCAGTGGTGCTGGTCACGAGCGGCGCGAGCCAAATCCTCCTGCTCAGCTACTACTGGGTGGACGACAAGTTCACGGCGCAGGCCTGGCTCTTCGGCATCTTCAGCCTGGTCCTGCTCTGGGGCTACTCGCGCCCGTTCAGCATGGAGCGGCTCACGGCCTGGTGG contains:
- a CDS encoding isoaspartyl peptidase/L-asparaginase; this translates as MSVTASWQAAGGSFALLVHGGAGDVPEARVERHVEGCRLAAAAGRAVLAAGGSALDAAEAAVLVLEDDPVFNAGTGACLTSDGTLELDACVMEGTELRAGAVCALPPFKNPIAIARAVLSEGGHVLYAAEGARAFALRAGFAPAAPESMITELARAKLAEAVASGKVSGWAGGTVGAVARDVHGHVAAATSTGGMVGKRPGRVGDSPLVGAGTYADDLGGAASATGHGEGIIRVALCGAAVAALGEGREPEGVAVARIAAMHERVGATGGLILVTRDGKLGWARSTRTMSWAAAWDGSEGQAGA